A section of the Cuniculiplasma divulgatum genome encodes:
- the zfx gene encoding zinc-containing ferredoxin has protein sequence MVKLETLDYKPKPIDENFLEDTANYPVTGKHHDHDVRAEGKQRMDAAGKPYPTKLGIHGSHVAVDWETCIADGACMDVCPVTLYEWELNPGQMGTGNDKKIEKGTPEWDKYRTDKCDPVRESECIFCMACESVCPTRAIKITP, from the coding sequence TTGGTCAAACTGGAAACACTAGATTACAAGCCCAAACCAATTGATGAGAATTTTTTGGAAGATACTGCTAACTACCCAGTAACTGGAAAGCATCATGACCATGATGTAAGGGCCGAAGGCAAGCAGAGAATGGATGCCGCTGGAAAGCCTTACCCCACGAAACTGGGAATTCATGGTTCACACGTTGCAGTGGACTGGGAAACCTGCATAGCTGATGGAGCATGCATGGATGTATGTCCTGTGACTCTTTATGAATGGGAGCTTAATCCTGGCCAGATGGGAACCGGCAATGACAAGAAGATAGAGAAGGGTACCCCGGAATGGGACAAATACAGAACCGATAAGTGCGATCCCGTAAGAGAGAGCGAGTGCATATTCTGTATGGCATGCGAAAGCGTGTGCCCCACAAGAGCCATAAAAATCACACCGTAA